Proteins co-encoded in one Aethina tumida isolate Nest 87 chromosome 7, icAetTumi1.1, whole genome shotgun sequence genomic window:
- the LOC109609381 gene encoding uncharacterized protein LOC109609381, whose protein sequence is MKTQRKRKRLDDTSKHRLTMPSVNIHLIVFLGFCTQMAFTDCPRLCDCKWKNGKESVICLNANLIVVPLHLDTGVQVLDLTGNNLSVIKHEEFSNAGLINLQKVYIAKCRLKSIERYAFKNLINLVELDLSYNALTQIPSHTFDSIPELRDLKLNGNPIQKIQNNAFLNIPQLNRLELTDCKISTVEPKAFHAVEKSLEYLKLDKNKLNTVHPKSITVLQSLHGIELASNPWNCSCQLRPVREWMLRQNVPFGVPPVCQSPKRLSQKSWDKLDLDEFACAPEIFAYQEKTTGIEGKNITIACRTEGIPEPSVRWMHRNKIIANLSGSHYTGGKKLYVVHLDRNSSDLTILSADLQDAGTYVCSAENKAGRAEASVVLAMTKKQVDNTVGSNIIVASVITGVLFVIISCVIAVTLVMMKKKQVLRWRNRESRREDNYEKIEMHHKVVPDANGGVLQEQVLVTSRKNGEYRVVPCGDTDQENEEDEDVIEEKAEVSKSWVKEEEKKWNSPEHLLDPEDLHIPRRTLQETRDKKALVTTSGTYNLYQPSTSSMSQIPAAPTVYQHPMQNFNYRPPLQVQPIYATTYNSELSCLSEEQSYPDVIGNSTTRLNRPVGKANSEGGSVTDITQLFCTLPRKKTVKHSSRYHSTDSQSPLLPESRYNSSGGESSYGSQENNCRKLPEVPKHSNLNRNRVNKISSSYLNLTKEDNSTPLLDVTGLEKRVMYKRENTSTNATLTPNANSYDHHAAQLEKFLEEYRQLHKQLTKMKQTCDNLKLERSQLLHSNSPSTPSSSDDTAKANPDNNPLSPNSNQSLEDSVEFKNFENELTKYLMSKSTSPHGFSSGLLNS, encoded by the exons ATGAAGACCCAGAGGAAGCGGAAGCGTCTGGATGATACGTCCAAGCACCGTTTGACCATGCCTTCCGTCAACATTCATCTGATCGTGTTCCTTGGTTTCTGCACTCAAATGGCCTTCACCGACTGTCCCCGTCTTTGCGACTGCAAGTGGAAGAACGGCAAGGAGTCCGTCATCTGTCTCAATGCTAATCTGATAGTCGTACCCCTACATTTGGACACCGGCGTACAAGTTTTAGACCTGACCGGCAACAACTTGTCAGTAATCAAGCACGAGGAGTTCAGCAACGCTGGCCTGATCAACTTACAGAAGGTTTACATAGCGAAATGCCGACTAAAATCGATAGAACGTTACGCTTTCAAAAACCTAATAAATTTAGTCGAATTAGACTTGAGCTACAACGCTCTGACGCAAATTCCGTCGCACACCTTCGACAGCATTCCGGAACTTAGGGATTTAAAACTGAACGGCAACCccatacaaaaaatacaaaacaacGCCTTCCTCAACATCCCCCAACTGAACAGACTGGAGCTAACCGACTGTAAAATATCAACCGTCGAACCAAAGGCCTTCCACGCGGTGGAAAAGTCATTAGAGTACttaaaattggacaaaaaCAAACTGAACACGGTTCATCCTAAATCCATAACGGTACTGCAAAGTCTTCATGGCATCGAACTGGCATCCAACCCCTGGAATTGCTCCTGCCAGCTGCGTCCCGTGCGTGAATGGATGCTGAGGCAGAACGTACCTTTCGGCGTGCCACCTGTGTGCCAGTCGCCGAAGAGGTTGAGCCAGAAGTCGTGGGACAAACTAGATTTGGACGAGTTCGCGTGCGCTCCTGAAATATTCGCCTATCAGGAAAAGACCACTGGCATAGAAGGGAAAAACATCACCATAGCTTGCAGGACTGAAGGAATTCCGGAACCTAGTGTAAGGTGGATGCATAGGAACAAAATTATAGCTAATTTGTCTGGGTCTCATTATACCGGtggtaaaaaattgtatgtgGTACATCTGGACAGGAATTCTAGTGACTTGACGATACTAAGTGCTGATTTACAAGACGCTGGTACTTACGTGTGTTCGGCTGAGAACAAAGCGGGACGGGCCGAGGCGAGTGTGGTTTTGGCAATGACAAAGAAACAAGTAGATAACACGGTGGGAAGTAATATAATCGTTGCTAGTGTAATAACCGGTGTACTATTTGTAATTATCTCGTGTGTAATAGCTGTGACCTTAGTAATGATGAAAAAGAAACAAGTACTCAGGTGGCGGAATCGTGAAAGCCGACGCGAAGACAATTATGAAAAGATCGAAATGCATCACAAAGTGGTTCCGGATGCCAACGGTGGTGTTTTGCAGGAACAAGTCTTGGTGACGAGTCGCAAGAACGGGGAGTATAGGGTGGTTCCATGCGGTGATACGGACCAGGAAAACGAGGAGGACGAGGACGTAATAGAGGAGAAGGCTGAGGTTTCGAAAAGTTGGGTCAAAGAGGAGGAGAAAAAGTGGAACTCACCGGAACACCTTTTGGATCCGGAAGATCTGCATATCCCACGGAGGACGCTGCAAGAAACTAG AGACAAGAAAGCCTTGGTTACAACATCTGGTACATATAATTTGTACCAACCGTCAACTTCTTCCATGTCTCAGATTCCAGCTGCTCCTACGGTTTACCAACATCCAATGCAGAACTTTAACTATCGACCACCGCTTCAAGTGCAACCGATTTACGCTACTACTTACAACTCGGAACTGTCTTGTTTGTCTGAGGAACAATCGTATCCAGATGTAATTGGAAACTCCACAACTAGATTGAATAGGCCAGTAGGCAAAGCAAATAGTGAAGGTGGAAGTGTGACTGATATAACCCAATTATTCTGCACGTTGCCGAGGAAGAAAACAGTAAAACACAGCTCGAGGTACCACAGTACTGACAGTCAGTCTCCTCTTTTGCCCGAAAGTAGATATAACAGTAGCGGTGGTGAAAGCAGCTACGGTAGCCAGGAGAACAATTGCAGGAAACTACCTGAAGTCCCCAAACACTCCAATTTAAACAGAAACAGGGTAAACAAAATATCTAGtagttatttaaacttaaccaAGGAGGACAATTCGACCCCATTATTGGACGTAACGGGGTTGGAGAAACGAGTAATGTACAAGAGAGAAAATACATCTACAAATGCGACACTCACTCCAAACGCCAATTCTTACGATCATCACGCAGCACAATTGGAAAAGTTCCTTGAAGAGTACAGACAATTGCACAAACAGTTGACGAAAATGAAGCAGACCTgcgacaatttaaaattagaacgaAGTCAATTATTGCATTCGAATTCGCCGAGCACACCCTCGAGTTCAGATGATACAGCCAAAGCCAATCCTGATAACAATCCCTTATCACCCAATTCAAACCAGTCTTTGGAAGATTCTGTggagtttaaaaatttcgaaaacgaactgacaaaatatttgatgtcGAAAAGCACATCACCACACGGCTTCAGTTCGGGACTGttgaattcttaa